One window from the genome of Thermus caldifontis encodes:
- a CDS encoding cyanophycinase: MRQGFFALLTADPLRGALRPVEARLLEEARGEALFLVPYPLRDLAEAWRLAYRSLGLRQGRVLYLRRREEAFDPLVAQAVAQSPLVFLAAEGLPEFLDLIRGSPLLQALLEVHRQGGGVVALGEAAGLLGEAAFYSLEGEVRAALGLALLRGLVFLPRVEERGRFLALSRLVADNPDLVGLGLLENTALRLLRGLGEVWAGEVTLVDAGGAEYTGRGVKGLRMDVLSAGERFPLPAL; encoded by the coding sequence ATGCGCCAGGGCTTTTTCGCCTTGCTCACTGCCGATCCCCTTCGGGGTGCCTTGCGTCCGGTGGAGGCCAGGCTCCTGGAGGAGGCCCGGGGTGAGGCCCTCTTTCTGGTGCCCTATCCCTTGCGGGACCTGGCGGAGGCCTGGCGGCTCGCCTACCGCAGCCTGGGCCTTAGGCAAGGGCGGGTGCTTTACCTCAGGCGGCGGGAGGAGGCCTTTGATCCCCTGGTGGCCCAGGCGGTGGCCCAAAGCCCCTTGGTCTTCTTGGCCGCGGAGGGATTGCCGGAGTTTTTGGATCTAATACGGGGAAGCCCGCTCCTTCAGGCCCTATTGGAGGTTCACCGCCAGGGGGGTGGGGTGGTGGCCTTGGGGGAGGCGGCGGGCCTTTTGGGGGAGGCGGCCTTCTACTCCCTGGAAGGGGAGGTGAGGGCCGCCTTGGGGCTGGCCCTTCTCCGGGGCCTGGTCTTCCTCCCCCGGGTGGAGGAACGGGGGCGGTTTCTGGCCCTTTCCCGCCTGGTGGCCGACAACCCGGACCTGGTGGGCCTGGGCCTATTGGAAAACACCGCCCTCCGCCTTCTTCGGGGCTTGGGCGAGGTCTGGGCGGGGGAGGTCACCTTGGTGGATGCCGGAGGGGCGGAGTACACGGGCCGGGGGGTTAAGGGGCTACGGATGGATGTCCTGTCGGCGGGGGAGCGTTTTCCCCTACCTGCCCTTTAG
- a CDS encoding TetR/AcrR family transcriptional regulator translates to MAAMVSPPGALSKDKKKAILEATLEILREMGLSGLKMEEVARRAEVGKGTIYLYFHDKKDLLKNLVEERTWAFYREVEEVVRQKAPFFVRLEALLQKRLAWIAEWRGLWAAVAREAMEDPTPWLKGLHQHYLDLLEELVRSGQEEGAVRPGLSPRATAHVIAALGCTPQLEVEAYLEHLLEVLRKGVAP, encoded by the coding sequence GTGGCCGCGATGGTATCCCCACCGGGGGCGCTCTCCAAGGACAAGAAGAAGGCCATCCTCGAGGCCACCTTGGAAATCCTCCGGGAGATGGGGCTTTCCGGGCTGAAGATGGAGGAGGTGGCCCGGCGGGCGGAGGTGGGCAAGGGCACCATCTACCTCTACTTCCACGACAAGAAGGACCTCCTGAAAAACCTGGTGGAGGAAAGGACCTGGGCCTTCTATCGGGAGGTGGAGGAGGTGGTGCGCCAAAAGGCGCCCTTTTTTGTGCGCCTGGAAGCCCTCTTGCAAAAGCGCTTGGCCTGGATCGCCGAATGGCGAGGCCTGTGGGCCGCGGTAGCCCGGGAGGCCATGGAGGACCCCACCCCTTGGCTCAAAGGGCTTCACCAGCACTACCTGGACCTTTTGGAGGAGCTGGTGCGAAGCGGCCAGGAGGAAGGGGCCGTGCGCCCGGGGCTTTCCCCCAGGGCCACCGCCCACGTGATCGCGGCCTTGGGGTGTACGCCTCAGCTCGAGGTGGAGGCTTATTTGGAGCACCTCCTAGAGGTGCTCCGGAAAGGAGTGGCGCCGTGA
- a CDS encoding CarD family transcriptional regulator, with the protein MKEFRPGDKVVLPPYGVGVVAGIAQRSVSGVSRAYYQVDFPGSRSKAYVPVEAPQSVGMRKALAPEEVPVILDLLKNGRMPLPKQWAARHRKTSEILADGNPYRIAQMAGQLRAWELERGLPDLDRQALRRAIYLLAEEVSQTLEITVQEAKRLFEEAWGEELN; encoded by the coding sequence GTGAAAGAGTTCCGTCCCGGCGACAAGGTGGTCCTGCCCCCTTACGGGGTTGGTGTGGTGGCGGGCATAGCGCAAAGGAGCGTGAGCGGAGTAAGTCGGGCCTACTACCAGGTGGACTTCCCCGGTTCCCGCTCCAAGGCCTACGTACCCGTGGAAGCCCCCCAAAGCGTGGGCATGCGCAAAGCCCTGGCCCCGGAGGAGGTACCCGTGATCCTAGACCTCCTCAAAAATGGGCGCATGCCCCTGCCCAAGCAGTGGGCTGCCCGGCACCGCAAGACCAGCGAGATCCTGGCGGACGGGAACCCTTACCGCATCGCCCAGATGGCGGGCCAGCTAAGGGCCTGGGAGCTGGAGCGGGGCCTGCCGGACCTGGACCGCCAGGCCCTAAGGCGGGCCATCTACCTGCTGGCGGAAGAGGTTTCCCAGACCCTGGAGATCACCGTTCAGGAAGCGAAACGCCTCTTTGAGGAGGCCTGGGGCGAAGAACTGAACTGA
- the ispE gene encoding 4-(cytidine 5'-diphospho)-2-C-methyl-D-erythritol kinase: MERLAVAKVNLGLSLLGKRPDGYHELHTLFAALSFGDRLFLEPIPEGIEFRGRYGRRNLAYRAAAAYLEAAGWPGGVRIVLEKALPEGAGLGGGSSDAAQVLLGLKEIYPAEVDLQALALSLGADVPFFLRGGVAEARGVGERLRPLSLSPLPVVVFSSGLRLPTPRVYAEVKPHDFGPDLPVGEILKALERGEEPPYWNSLEAPAFRLYPELRRVKARLRGLGLRGVLMTGSGSAFFGFAESEDHARKVAEALRHSGYVRHGVLGGDHGVV, from the coding sequence ATGGAACGCCTAGCGGTGGCCAAGGTGAACCTGGGCCTCTCCCTCCTGGGCAAGAGGCCGGATGGCTACCACGAGCTTCATACCCTCTTTGCCGCTCTTTCCTTCGGGGATAGGCTCTTTTTGGAACCCATCCCTGAGGGGATTGAGTTCCGCGGGCGGTACGGGCGGAGGAACCTGGCCTACCGGGCGGCGGCCGCTTACCTGGAGGCGGCAGGCTGGCCCGGGGGGGTGCGCATCGTCCTGGAAAAGGCCCTGCCCGAGGGGGCCGGCCTTGGGGGGGGAAGCTCGGACGCCGCCCAGGTTCTTCTGGGCCTTAAGGAGATCTATCCGGCGGAGGTGGACCTCCAGGCCCTTGCCCTTTCCCTGGGGGCGGATGTGCCCTTCTTCCTCCGAGGGGGGGTGGCGGAGGCCCGAGGGGTGGGGGAGCGGCTTAGGCCCCTTTCCCTTTCCCCTTTGCCGGTGGTGGTCTTCTCCTCGGGCCTGCGCCTTCCTACCCCCAGGGTCTATGCGGAGGTGAAGCCCCACGACTTCGGGCCCGACCTCCCCGTGGGGGAGATCCTTAAGGCCCTGGAAAGGGGGGAGGAGCCCCCCTATTGGAATAGCCTCGAGGCCCCTGCCTTCCGCCTTTATCCAGAACTCCGCCGGGTGAAGGCCAGGCTGCGGGGTCTGGGCTTAAGGGGGGTGCTCATGACGGGCTCGGGTAGCGCCTTTTTTGGGTTTGCGGAGAGCGAGGACCACGCCAGGAAGGTGGCGGAAGCCCTCCGGCATTCAGGGTATGTGCGCCATGGGGTCCTGGGGGGGGATCATGGGGTTGTTTAG
- the ispD gene encoding 2-C-methyl-D-erythritol 4-phosphate cytidylyltransferase, with protein MVSVLIPAAGNGERLGLGPKAFLRVGGKTLLEWALGAFQEAAEILVALPPGAEAPKGLRATFLEGGRTRQESVSRLLEAASLPLVLVHDVARPFVSRGLIGRVLEATRTTGAAVPVLPLPDTLIRPEGEAYGEVVPREALRLVQTPQGFFTALLREAHAYARRRGLSATDDAQLVRALGYPVALVEGERTAFKITYPEDLPLAEALAQVWNA; from the coding sequence ATGGTTTCCGTCCTCATCCCCGCGGCCGGGAACGGGGAGCGCTTGGGCCTGGGGCCCAAGGCCTTTTTGCGGGTGGGGGGGAAGACCCTCTTGGAGTGGGCCTTGGGGGCTTTTCAGGAAGCGGCGGAGATCCTGGTGGCCCTTCCCCCAGGGGCGGAGGCGCCCAAGGGGCTTCGCGCCACCTTTTTGGAGGGGGGCAGGACCCGGCAGGAGTCGGTTTCCCGCCTTCTGGAGGCGGCAAGCCTCCCTTTGGTCCTGGTGCACGACGTGGCCCGGCCCTTTGTGAGCCGGGGGCTTATAGGGCGGGTCCTCGAGGCCACCCGCACCACGGGGGCGGCGGTGCCGGTTCTGCCCCTTCCCGACACCCTGATCCGGCCGGAAGGGGAGGCCTACGGGGAGGTGGTGCCCCGGGAGGCCCTGCGCCTGGTCCAGACCCCCCAGGGTTTCTTCACCGCTCTCCTGCGGGAGGCCCATGCCTACGCCAGGAGGCGGGGGCTTTCCGCCACCGACGACGCCCAGCTGGTGAGGGCCCTGGGGTATCCCGTGGCCCTGGTGGAAGGGGAGAGGACGGCCTTTAAGATCACCTATCCGGAGGACCTGCCTTTGGCGGAGGCCTTGGCGCAAGTATGGAACGCCTAG
- a CDS encoding undecaprenyl-diphosphate phosphatase: MGPMSLWEALLLGVVEGLTEFLPVSSTGHLTLLFHLLGLPIQEDPFLKTFLIAIQLGAILAILLLYGRRFAVDRALWLRIGVAFLPTAAMGFLLYPLIKGKILGNDGLVVFFLFFVGLVLLLADRLAEGARHGDVLELPLVRVALIGVFQGLAALFPGTSRSGATILGGLLLGLRRKAAAEFSFLLALPTMLAAVGYDLLKSAPAVPQGGWTLLGVGFLAALVTALLTVRWMLSFVERHGFRPFALYRMALALVYAYFFLR, from the coding sequence ATGGGCCCCATGAGCCTTTGGGAAGCCCTTCTCTTGGGAGTGGTGGAGGGCCTCACGGAGTTTCTGCCCGTGTCCTCCACCGGCCACCTCACCCTCCTTTTCCACCTCCTGGGCCTGCCCATCCAGGAAGACCCCTTCCTAAAAACCTTCCTCATCGCCATCCAGCTGGGGGCCATCCTGGCCATCCTCCTCCTTTACGGCAGGCGCTTTGCCGTGGACCGGGCCCTTTGGCTCCGGATCGGGGTGGCCTTCCTGCCCACAGCCGCCATGGGCTTCCTCCTCTACCCCCTCATCAAGGGGAAAATCCTGGGGAATGACGGCCTTGTGGTCTTCTTCCTCTTCTTCGTGGGCCTGGTCCTCCTCCTGGCGGACCGCCTGGCGGAAGGGGCCCGCCATGGGGACGTTTTGGAGCTACCCTTGGTCCGGGTAGCCCTGATCGGGGTTTTCCAAGGGCTTGCCGCCCTCTTCCCGGGCACCAGCCGGAGCGGGGCCACCATCCTGGGGGGCCTCCTTCTAGGCCTAAGGCGCAAGGCGGCGGCGGAGTTCAGCTTCCTCCTGGCCCTTCCCACCATGCTGGCCGCGGTGGGCTACGACCTCCTAAAAAGCGCCCCGGCCGTGCCCCAAGGGGGCTGGACCCTGCTTGGGGTGGGCTTCCTCGCCGCCTTGGTCACCGCCCTCCTCACCGTGCGCTGGATGCTTTCCTTTGTGGAGCGCCACGGCTTCAGGCCCTTTGCCCTCTACCGCATGGCCCTGGCTCTGGTCTATGCCTACTTCTTCCTACGCTAG
- a CDS encoding alanine--glyoxylate aminotransferase family protein → MLLLTPGPTLIPERVQKVLLRPMRGHLDPEVLATNRAIQERLARLFDPGEGALLAALAGSGSLGMEAGLANLDRGPVLVLANGAFSQRVAEMAQVHGLDPTVLEFPPGEPVDPEVVAQALKARRYRMVALVHGETSTGVLNPAREIGALAKEAGALFFLDAVTTLGMLPFSMREMGVDYAFTGSQKCLSAPPGLAPIAVSLEARRAFTARRGWYLDLARVAEHWERGGYHHTTPVLLHYALLEALDVVLEEGVEARQKRAKEVYAWLLGELLERGFRLYPKASPLPTVLVVRPPQGVEADRLVKGLYAQGVAVAGGIGPTRGQVLRLGLMGEGARREPYGEFLKALDRVLALA, encoded by the coding sequence ATGCTGCTTCTGACCCCTGGACCCACCCTCATCCCCGAGCGCGTGCAAAAGGTGCTTCTGAGGCCCATGCGGGGCCATCTGGACCCCGAGGTGCTGGCGACAAACCGAGCCATCCAGGAAAGGCTTGCCCGGCTCTTTGACCCCGGGGAGGGTGCCTTGCTGGCGGCTTTGGCGGGCTCGGGAAGCCTAGGCATGGAGGCGGGCCTCGCCAACCTGGACCGGGGGCCGGTCCTGGTGTTGGCGAACGGGGCCTTCTCCCAGAGGGTGGCGGAGATGGCCCAGGTGCACGGCCTGGACCCCACGGTTTTGGAGTTTCCCCCGGGCGAGCCCGTGGACCCGGAGGTGGTGGCCCAGGCCCTAAAGGCCCGGCGCTACCGCATGGTGGCCCTGGTGCACGGGGAAACCTCCACCGGGGTGCTGAACCCGGCCCGGGAGATCGGGGCCCTGGCCAAGGAGGCCGGGGCCCTTTTCTTCCTGGATGCCGTCACCACCCTGGGGATGCTTCCCTTCTCCATGCGGGAGATGGGGGTGGACTACGCCTTCACGGGAAGCCAAAAGTGCCTCTCCGCCCCCCCGGGTTTGGCCCCCATCGCCGTGAGCCTCGAGGCCCGCCGGGCCTTCACCGCCAGGCGGGGCTGGTACCTGGACCTCGCCCGGGTGGCGGAGCACTGGGAGCGGGGGGGGTACCATCACACCACCCCCGTCCTCCTGCACTACGCCCTTCTGGAGGCTTTGGACGTGGTCCTGGAGGAGGGGGTGGAGGCCCGCCAAAAGCGGGCCAAGGAGGTGTACGCCTGGCTCCTTGGGGAGCTTTTGGAGCGGGGCTTTCGCCTCTACCCCAAGGCCAGCCCCCTGCCCACGGTGCTGGTGGTGCGCCCCCCCCAAGGGGTGGAGGCGGATCGCCTGGTGAAAGGCCTTTACGCCCAGGGGGTGGCGGTGGCCGGGGGGATCGGGCCCACCCGGGGGCAGGTGTTGCGGCTAGGCCTCATGGGGGAGGGGGCCAGGCGGGAGCCTTACGGGGAGTTCCTGAAGGCCCTGGACCGGGTCCTGGCCCTAGCGTAG